From Planctomycetota bacterium, one genomic window encodes:
- a CDS encoding aminotransferase class I/II-fold pyridoxal phosphate-dependent enzyme, with protein MPPRKTARRRFARRLERLEISGIRRMFELASRIPGAVDLSLGQPDFPPAPEVREAALRAIREGRHGYTVTQGLPELREKIRAELVRRAGFSTQEILVTAGVSGALFLAMGVLVEKGDEVVIPDPYFVLYRNVVRFFGGTPVFLDTYPDGFRIRPEKLERLLTPRTKLILFNNPVNPTGVAYRREEVAAIADVARRRGVLLVSDEIYASYSYDFPHESMMLHTDEVVLLGGFGKAYGITGWRLGFAAGPPDVIEKMTQVQQFSFVCAPTPAQYAGVAALDVHVHENVREHRQDYRRRRDFVYDSLKDCYEMVRPQGAFYFFPRCPGGLRDREFVARAVEAKVLVVPGSACSRKGTHFRLSYAVPDAVLERGVEALRRLARR; from the coding sequence TCCCTCGGCCAGCCGGACTTTCCTCCGGCGCCCGAGGTGCGCGAGGCCGCCCTCCGCGCCATCCGGGAGGGCCGGCACGGCTATACCGTCACGCAGGGTCTCCCGGAGCTCCGGGAAAAGATCCGCGCGGAGCTCGTCCGCCGCGCGGGATTCTCCACCCAGGAGATCCTCGTGACCGCGGGCGTCTCCGGCGCGCTCTTTCTGGCCATGGGCGTGCTCGTCGAAAAAGGCGACGAGGTCGTGATCCCGGATCCCTATTTCGTCCTCTACCGCAACGTGGTGCGCTTTTTCGGCGGCACGCCCGTCTTTCTGGACACCTACCCGGACGGCTTCCGCATCCGGCCGGAGAAGCTCGAACGGCTTCTGACTCCGCGGACGAAGCTGATCCTCTTCAACAATCCCGTCAATCCCACGGGCGTGGCCTACCGGCGCGAGGAGGTGGCGGCGATCGCCGACGTGGCCCGGCGCCGCGGCGTGCTGCTCGTTTCCGACGAGATCTACGCCTCGTACAGCTACGATTTTCCGCACGAGAGCATGATGCTCCATACGGACGAGGTCGTGCTCCTCGGGGGCTTCGGGAAGGCCTACGGCATCACCGGCTGGCGGCTCGGATTCGCCGCGGGGCCGCCCGACGTGATCGAAAAGATGACTCAGGTGCAGCAGTTTTCCTTCGTGTGCGCCCCGACGCCGGCGCAGTACGCGGGCGTGGCGGCGCTCGACGTGCACGTTCACGAGAACGTCCGCGAACACCGGCAGGACTACCGTCGTCGCCGCGACTTTGTCTACGACAGCCTCAAGGACTGTTACGAGATGGTGCGCCCCCAGGGGGCGTTTTACTTTTTTCCGCGCTGCCCGGGGGGGCTTCGCGACCGCGAGTTCGTGGCGCGCGCGGTCGAGGCGAAGGTTCTCGTTGTCCCCGGGAGCGCCTGTTCGCGGAAAGGAACCCATTTCCGGCTTTCCTACGCCGTGCCGGACGCGGTTCTGGAACGCGGCGTCGAGGCGCTACGCCGCCTGGCCCGGAGGTGA